The Deltaproteobacteria bacterium genome segment TTTCACAGGCCACCCTGGCGTGGGGATCCTGGGCAATGATCCCATCCAGGACAGCATCGGAAATCTGGTCTGCCACCTTGTCCGGGTGACCCTCTGTCACCGATTCAGATGTAAATAGATAGTCCGTCATTCCCATCTAGATTCCTCCTCCACTCCGTTTCGGATAACCTCTCCGGGCGTGGCCGGTCACTGCAAGGGACCGGCAGGCCGCGGTGCTTCCTCTATCTCTCTAAAATCCTTTGGGAAACGCTTTGTCATGACACTTACCACGTGCTGTTCGATCTCGCTGCCGGAGGTCATCTGAGATATTTCCCTCACCAGTGCACGGGCCTCCTCCACCGTGGACATTCTCAGGATCTTCTTCACCCGTGGTATGGAGAGGGGGTTCATGCTGATCTCGTCCAGTCCCAGGCCGAGCAGGACCCAGAGATAGACGGGCTCGCCTGCCATTTCTCCGCAGATAGCGACTCTCAAACCTGCCTTATGCCCGGCTTCGACTACCTCCCTGACACATCGAAGTACTGCAGGATGGAGAGGCTCGTACAGATAAGAAACGTGCTCATTGACCCGATCCACGGCCAGGGTATACTGGATGAGGTCATTCGTCCCGATGCTGAAGAACTCCACCTCTCTAGCCAGCAGATCGGCGATCATACAGGCCGAAGGGATCTCGATCATGGCCCCTACAGGGATATTCTCGTCAAAGGGCACCCCTTGCCTGCGCAAATCGTCCATCACCTCGTGCAGAATAGCCTTTGCTTCTCGTACCTCCTGGATACCGGAAATCATGGGAAGCAGAATCCTCAGATGACCGTGGACGCTCGCCCGGAGGATCCCCCTCAACTGGGTCTTGAACAGATCCAACTCCTTGATGCAGAACCGGATCGCCCGCAGTCCCATGGCCGGGTTCATCTCCTTGATCGCCTCGCCGTGGTCGAGAAACTTATCCCCCCCGACATCGAGGGTCCGAATGGTCACTTCGTGGGGAAACACGGCCTCTGCCAACTTTCTATAGGTTTCGAAGTGTTCTTCCTCAGAGGGAAGGTCTTCCCGCCCGAAATAGAGCAGTTCCGTCCGGTAGAGGCCTACTCCCTCTGCACCCCTTTTCCTGGCTGATGCTATCTCTTCTGGGAGCTCGATGTTGGCCCCCACCGTTATCCGGTACCCATCCCGAGTCTCCGCAGGAAGACTGGTAAACTTCAGCAACTCCTTTTCGATGGACTTTATCTGCCTCTGTCGTTCCAGATAGTGCCTTGAGACCTCTTCCGTGGGATTGACGATTACTATGCCCGCGTCGCCGTCGACAATCAGCTGGTCCCCTCCGTTGATCTGGGCTGTGGAGCCGGCCGCCCCAACGACCGAGGGGATCCCCATCGATTTGGAAAGGATAGCCGCGTGTGAAACCGCTCCCCCGATATCCGTCACGAAACCGACCACGTTTTTCAGATTCAACTGGATCGTATCACCCGGAGAGAGGTCGTGGGCAACCACTACCACATCGCCCTTGATGCGATTGATGTCGTCGTGGGTATGGCCCACCAGGTTTCTGAAAATCCGTTGAGAAACGTACTTCAGGTCGTTCTTTCTTTCCCTGAGGTAAGGATCCTGGATGGTGTCGAAGACCCTGCTGAGGCGCTCGAGGATGATATCAAGAGCCCACTCGGCGTTTATCTTACGTTCCCTGATGGTTTCGATCGTCTCCTGGATGAGCATCTGGTCTTCGAGAATCATAAGATGGACGTCCAGGATAAAGGCATGCCTTCGGACCTCTTCATCCAGGATACCGTTCTTGATATCGAGCAGCTGTTCCTTGGACTGTTCGATAGACCTTTTGAAACGCTCTATCTCCCCCTCCACCTCGCTTTCAGGAATGGGTCTCTGGGGAAGCCGAACCTTGCTTCTATCGAGTAAAAAAGCACGCCCCGTCACGATTCCCGGTGAGGCTCCGATGCCTTTGATGAATTGATTTACCAGTTGCTGTTTGCCC includes the following:
- the ptsP gene encoding phosphoenolpyruvate--protein phosphotransferase, which codes for MGKQQLVNQFIKGIGASPGIVTGRAFLLDRSKVRLPQRPIPESEVEGEIERFKRSIEQSKEQLLDIKNGILDEEVRRHAFILDVHLMILEDQMLIQETIETIRERKINAEWALDIILERLSRVFDTIQDPYLRERKNDLKYVSQRIFRNLVGHTHDDINRIKGDVVVVAHDLSPGDTIQLNLKNVVGFVTDIGGAVSHAAILSKSMGIPSVVGAAGSTAQINGGDQLIVDGDAGIVIVNPTEEVSRHYLERQRQIKSIEKELLKFTSLPAETRDGYRITVGANIELPEEIASARKRGAEGVGLYRTELLYFGREDLPSEEEHFETYRKLAEAVFPHEVTIRTLDVGGDKFLDHGEAIKEMNPAMGLRAIRFCIKELDLFKTQLRGILRASVHGHLRILLPMISGIQEVREAKAILHEVMDDLRRQGVPFDENIPVGAMIEIPSACMIADLLAREVEFFSIGTNDLIQYTLAVDRVNEHVSYLYEPLHPAVLRCVREVVEAGHKAGLRVAICGEMAGEPVYLWVLLGLGLDEISMNPLSIPRVKKILRMSTVEEARALVREISQMTSGSEIEQHVVSVMTKRFPKDFREIEEAPRPAGPLQ